A stretch of the Gossypium hirsutum isolate 1008001.06 chromosome D07, Gossypium_hirsutum_v2.1, whole genome shotgun sequence genome encodes the following:
- the LOC107954320 gene encoding flavonoid 3',5'-hydroxylase 2-like, with product MPSFDTILLRDLVAAACLFFITRYFIRRLLSNPKRTLPPGPKGWPIVGALPLLGSMPHVELAKLAKKYGPVMYLKMGTCNMVVASTPDAARAFLKTLDLNFSNRPSNAGATHIAYNSQDMVFAEYGPRWKLLRKLSNLHMLGGKALEDWSQVRAVELGHMLRAMCESSRKGEPVVVPEMLTYAMANMIGQVILSRRVFVTKGSESNEFKDMVVELMTSAGLFNIGDFIPSIAWMDLQGIEGEMKKLHNRWDVLLTKMMKEHEETAYERKGKPDFLDIIMDNRENSAGERLSLTNVKALLLNLFTAGTDTSSSIIEWALAEILKNPKILNKAHEEMDKVIGRNRRLEESDIPKLPYLQAICKETFRKHPSTPLNLPRVSTQACEINGYYIPKNTRLSVNIWAIGRDPDVWGNPLDFTPERFLSGRFAKIDPRGNDFELIPFGAGRRICAGTRMGIVLVEYILGTLLHSFDWMLPPGTGELNMDEAFGLALQKAVPLSAMVRPRLAPTAYVS from the exons ATGCCATCATTCGATACTATCCTCCTTCGGGATTTGGTAGCCGCAGCCTGCCTCTTCTTTATCACACGTTATTTCATCCGTCGTCTTCTCAGTAACCCCAAACGAACACTTCCTCCGGGTCCGAAAGGGTGGCCGATTGTGGGTGCTCTTCCACTCTTAGGTTCCATGCCCCATGTCGAACTAGCCAAGTTAGCCAAGAAGTATGGACCTGTAATGTACCTCAAAATGGGAACCTGCAACATGGTGGTGGCTTCAACCCCGGATGCCGCTCGAGCTTTCCTTAAGACCCTTGACTTGAATTTCTCTAATCGACCATCCAATGCTGGTGCCACCCACATAGCCTATAACTCTCAAGACATGGTGTTTGCGGAGTATGGTCCGAGGTGGAAATTGCTTCGTAAACTGAGTAACCTCCACATGCTTGGTGGCAAAGCCCTTGAGGATTGGTCCCAAGTCCGGGCTGTTGAGCTAGGCCATATGCTTCGGGCCATGTGCGAGTCTAGCCGAAAGGGTGAGCCAGTGGTGGTGCCGGAAATGTTGACGTATGCCATGGCCAACATGATCGGGCAAGTGATACTGAGTCGGCGAGTATTCGTGACCAAAGGGTCGGAGTCGAACGAGTTCAAGGACATGGTGGTGGAGCTCATGACGTCCGCCGGCCTCTTCAATATAGGTGACTTTATACCTTCCATTGCGTGGATGGATTTACAAGGGATTGAAGGCGAGATGAAGAAATTACATAACAGATGGGATGTACTTTTGACAAAGATGATGAAAGAGCATGAGGAAACAGCTTATGAACGCAAGGGGAAGCCTGATTTTCTTGATATAATTATGGATAACAGAGAAAACTCTGCAGGGGAAAGGCTTAGTTTGACCAATGTCAAGGCGCTTCTGTTG AATCTATTCACTGCTGGCACCGACACATCCTCAAGCATAATCGAATGGGCTTTAGCTGAAATCCTGAAGAACCCAAAAATACTGAACAAAGCTCACGAGGAGATGGATAAGGTGATTGGCAGAAACCGAAGGCTTGAAGAATCCGACATACCCAAGCTTCCCTATCTTCAAGCCATTTGCAAAGAGACCTTCCGAAAGCATCCATCTACTCCCTTGAACTTGCCTCGAGTGTCCACCCAGGCTTGCGAGATCAATGGCTACTACATCCCCAAAAACACCAGGCTGAGTGTCAACATTTGGGCCATTGGCCGAGACCCTGACGTGTGGGGCAACCCACTGGATTTCACCCCTGAAAGGTTTCTGAGTGGGAGATTTGCCAAAATCGACCCACGAGGGAACGACTTTGAGTTGATTCCATTTGGTGCTGGGCGAAGAATCTGTGCTGGAACCAGGATGGGGATCGTGCTGGTTGAGTACATCTTAGGCACTTTGTTACACTCTTTCGACTGGATGCTTCCTCCCGGTACTGGGGAATTAAACATGGATGAGGCCTTTGGGCTTGCTTTGCAAAAGGCCGTGCCTCTTTCTGCCATGGTTCGCCCACGCCTCGCACCAACTGCTTATGTTTCCTAA
- the LOC107954321 gene encoding uncharacterized protein isoform X1: MKAKLAVQLGLTQKQIFSWFCHRRLKDKRRDDYYANGQHDYSSGVIQDHVSGLRQDSCGSIKQGDYRYIDLREVESRIIHGQGFPAADLTYEHRSHQYPYGVQMEDPSSESSLSLHDQLFLKSGNPYDMHISANPTQNGAIVQTNSSSKSVGYKPSGYLKVKGQSENPVITAVKRQMGRHYREDGPVLGIQFDPLPPGAFEFPSGHPVNEPINIRDSRQPHCLDISGVMKQSKPKIINEVHNTMLSFQDSYMEGANFNTVHGSKRQDWRCHHQPKYKPSFSCSNPFPDKDFPLDIYKGYADKPAISDCKRSWMSSKLVVERMVPDSCSNHPGPYGRKITNEQKIPGLHDAHHIHMDPKAKNLPKTSSFIRACSESLGNERGPFARMEKVENVGGEWKLRKDYPVRVKIDATNELRVAKRVDLEFPQEDFVANASHARLRLLTNPSKGPSMDVPSSFSGDETAETSLSSRIEDAYG; this comes from the exons ATGAAAGCAAAATTGGCTGTTCAATTAGGGTTGACACAAAAGCAGATATTTAGTTGGTTTTGTCACAGAAGGTTAAAAGACAAAAGGAGAGATGACTACTACGCTAATGGGCAACATGATTATTCTAGTGGTGTTATCCAGGATCATGTTAGCGGGCTCAGGCAAGATTCTTGTGGCAGTATTAAGCAGGGAGATTACAGATATATTGATCTGAGGGAGGTAGAAAGTCGAATAATTCATGGCCAAGGGTTTCCAGCTGCTGACCTCACATACGAGCATAGAAGTCATCAATATCCATATGGTGTTCAGATGGAGGATCCATCTTCTGAAAGTAGTCTGTCTTTGCACGATCAGCTTTTCTTGAAAAGTGGGAATCCTTATGACATGCACATTTCAGCTAATCCTACACAAAATGGAGCAATTGTGCAGACAAACTCGAGTTCTAAAAGCGTAGGTTATAAGCCATCTGGATATTTGAAGGTTAAGGGTCAAAGTGAGAATCCTGTTATTACTGCTGTCAAGAGGCAGATGGGAAGGCATTATCGAGAAGATGGTCCAGTGCTCGGAATTCAATTTGATCCACTTCCTCCAGGTGCATTTGAGTTCCCAAGTGGCCATCCTGTCAATG AGCCAATCAATATTAGAGATTCCCGACAGCCCCATTGTTTAGATATCTCTGGAGTGATGAAGCAGTCGAAGCCTAAGATT ATAAATGAAGTACATAATACCATGTTGAGTTTTCAGGACTCATACATGGAGGGTGCAAACTTTAACACTGTGCATGGGTCCAAAAGACAGGACTGGAGATGTCATCATCAACCGAAATATAAGCCTTCTTTTTCTTGTTCGAACCCCTTTCCCGACAAGGACTTTCCTTTAGATATCTACAAAGGTTATGCTGACAAACCTGCTATCAGTGATTGCAAACGAAGTTGGATGAGCTCTAAGCTTGTGGTTGAAAGGATGGTGCCGGATTCTTGTTCTAACCATCCTGGTCCCTATGGTAGGAAAATTACTAATGAACAAAAAATTCCTGGGTTACATGATGCTCATCATATCCACATGGACCCCAAAGCCAAAAACCTGCCTAAAACTTCAAGTTTCATACGCGCGTGCAGTGAGTCCTTGGGTAATGAGAGAGGGCCATTTGCAAGGATGGAAAAG GTGGAGAACGTTGGTGGAGAATGGAAGCTGAGAAAGGATTACCCTGTCAGAGTAAAAATTGATGCAACAAATGAACTGAGA GTTGCTAAACGGGTCGATCTTGAATTTCCTCAAGAAGATTTTGTGGCAAATGCATCACATGCCAGATTGCGTCTGTTGACAAATCCAAGTAAAGG ACCTTCCATGGATGTACCGAGTAGCTTCAGTGGGGATGAAACTGCAGAAACTAgtttatcctctcggattgaggATGCATATGGTTGA
- the LOC107954321 gene encoding uncharacterized protein isoform X2 — protein sequence MKAKLAVQLGLTQKQIFSWFCHRRLKDKRRDDYYANGQHDYSSGVIQDHVSGLRQDSCGSIKQGDYRYIDLREVESRIIHGQGFPAADLTYEHRSHQYPYGVQMEDPSSESSLSLHDQLFLKSGNPYDMHISANPTQNGAIVQTNSSSKSVGYKPSGYLKVKGQSENPVITAVKRQMGRHYREDGPVLGIQFDPLPPGAFEFPSGHPVNEPINIRDSRQPHCLDISGVMKQSKPKIDSYMEGANFNTVHGSKRQDWRCHHQPKYKPSFSCSNPFPDKDFPLDIYKGYADKPAISDCKRSWMSSKLVVERMVPDSCSNHPGPYGRKITNEQKIPGLHDAHHIHMDPKAKNLPKTSSFIRACSESLGNERGPFARMEKVENVGGEWKLRKDYPVRVKIDATNELRVAKRVDLEFPQEDFVANASHARLRLLTNPSKGPSMDVPSSFSGDETAETSLSSRIEDAYG from the exons ATGAAAGCAAAATTGGCTGTTCAATTAGGGTTGACACAAAAGCAGATATTTAGTTGGTTTTGTCACAGAAGGTTAAAAGACAAAAGGAGAGATGACTACTACGCTAATGGGCAACATGATTATTCTAGTGGTGTTATCCAGGATCATGTTAGCGGGCTCAGGCAAGATTCTTGTGGCAGTATTAAGCAGGGAGATTACAGATATATTGATCTGAGGGAGGTAGAAAGTCGAATAATTCATGGCCAAGGGTTTCCAGCTGCTGACCTCACATACGAGCATAGAAGTCATCAATATCCATATGGTGTTCAGATGGAGGATCCATCTTCTGAAAGTAGTCTGTCTTTGCACGATCAGCTTTTCTTGAAAAGTGGGAATCCTTATGACATGCACATTTCAGCTAATCCTACACAAAATGGAGCAATTGTGCAGACAAACTCGAGTTCTAAAAGCGTAGGTTATAAGCCATCTGGATATTTGAAGGTTAAGGGTCAAAGTGAGAATCCTGTTATTACTGCTGTCAAGAGGCAGATGGGAAGGCATTATCGAGAAGATGGTCCAGTGCTCGGAATTCAATTTGATCCACTTCCTCCAGGTGCATTTGAGTTCCCAAGTGGCCATCCTGTCAATG AGCCAATCAATATTAGAGATTCCCGACAGCCCCATTGTTTAGATATCTCTGGAGTGATGAAGCAGTCGAAGCCTAAGATT GACTCATACATGGAGGGTGCAAACTTTAACACTGTGCATGGGTCCAAAAGACAGGACTGGAGATGTCATCATCAACCGAAATATAAGCCTTCTTTTTCTTGTTCGAACCCCTTTCCCGACAAGGACTTTCCTTTAGATATCTACAAAGGTTATGCTGACAAACCTGCTATCAGTGATTGCAAACGAAGTTGGATGAGCTCTAAGCTTGTGGTTGAAAGGATGGTGCCGGATTCTTGTTCTAACCATCCTGGTCCCTATGGTAGGAAAATTACTAATGAACAAAAAATTCCTGGGTTACATGATGCTCATCATATCCACATGGACCCCAAAGCCAAAAACCTGCCTAAAACTTCAAGTTTCATACGCGCGTGCAGTGAGTCCTTGGGTAATGAGAGAGGGCCATTTGCAAGGATGGAAAAG GTGGAGAACGTTGGTGGAGAATGGAAGCTGAGAAAGGATTACCCTGTCAGAGTAAAAATTGATGCAACAAATGAACTGAGA GTTGCTAAACGGGTCGATCTTGAATTTCCTCAAGAAGATTTTGTGGCAAATGCATCACATGCCAGATTGCGTCTGTTGACAAATCCAAGTAAAGG ACCTTCCATGGATGTACCGAGTAGCTTCAGTGGGGATGAAACTGCAGAAACTAgtttatcctctcggattgaggATGCATATGGTTGA